A genomic region of Zea mays cultivar B73 chromosome 6, Zm-B73-REFERENCE-NAM-5.0, whole genome shotgun sequence contains the following coding sequences:
- the LOC103629547 gene encoding probable E3 ubiquitin-protein ligase ATL44: MPRATASLRLQAAASSTSTATPREQQASSSSSSWPVPPPLPQQPAVSVNSDTVMILASFLCALVCVLGLALVSRCTCRPASSSTATGIPQQARPPKGLKKKAIDALPTAPFTAAASSDCAICLDEFSDGDALRVLPRCGHAFHVACVDAWLRTRATCPSCRAGIVIAHQPLMAASLSPGYLDPSVVSI; encoded by the coding sequence ATGCCGCGTGCCACGGCGAGCCTCCGCCTGCAGGCAGCGGCGTCGTCCACCTCCACCGCGACCCCAAGAGAGCAGCAGGCGTCGTCCTCATCCTCGTCATGGCCTGTTCCACCACCGCTTCCCCAGCAGCCGGCGGTGTCGGTGAACTCCGACACGGTGATGATCCTGGCGTCCTTCCTGTGCGCGCTCGTCTGCGTGCTCGGCCTCGCCCTCGTCTCCCGCTGCACCTGCCGCCCCGCCTCGTCCTCCACCGCCACGGGGATCCCGCAGCAGGCGAGGCCTCCGAAAGGACTCAAGAAGAAGGCCATCGACGCGCTGCCCACCGCGCCATTCACCGCTGCCGCCTCCTCCGACTGCGCCATCTGCCTCGACGAGTTCTCCGACGGCGACGCGCTGCGCGTGCTCCCCCGCTGCGGCCACGCCTTCCACGTCGCATGCGTCGACGCCTGGCTCCGCACGCGCGCCACCTGCCCCTCCTGCCGCGCCGGAATCGTCATCGCCCACCAGCCGCTCATGGCCGCAAGTCTGTCTCCTGGATATCTTGACCCGTCCGTCGTCTCTATCTAG